A stretch of Gemmobacter fulvus DNA encodes these proteins:
- a CDS encoding adenosylcobinamide amidohydrolase: MMRVTLNRPWLSCDLGQEMQVLSWAINRPGFAMARRILWREVRNADLPETLDVRDWLATELARTGAGDAIAFLTSRDVTRYHQAVQTVGDCRADCVATVGLSNAERVGQRVLRPHAVWGTINIAVQLDRGLSQTGLIEAISIAAEARTAAIMDADLRLPGGRATGTGTDCLAIAAPPGRDDYAGLHTEIGEALGAAVYRATRAGAADWLGDPPKLTGDESDG; this comes from the coding sequence ATGATGCGTGTCACGCTGAATCGCCCCTGGCTGAGCTGCGATCTGGGGCAGGAGATGCAGGTGCTGAGCTGGGCGATCAACCGCCCCGGCTTTGCCATGGCGCGGCGCATCCTGTGGCGTGAGGTGCGCAATGCCGACCTGCCGGAAACGCTGGATGTGCGCGACTGGCTGGCGACGGAACTGGCCCGCACGGGGGCCGGGGATGCGATTGCCTTTCTCACCTCGCGCGATGTTACGCGCTATCATCAGGCGGTGCAGACGGTGGGAGACTGCCGGGCCGATTGTGTGGCGACGGTCGGCCTGTCGAACGCGGAACGGGTCGGGCAACGTGTGCTGCGCCCCCATGCCGTCTGGGGCACCATCAACATCGCGGTGCAGCTGGACCGGGGGCTGAGCCAGACCGGACTGATCGAGGCGATCAGCATCGCCGCCGAGGCCCGCACCGCTGCGATCATGGATGCCGATCTGCGGCTGCCGGGTGGACGGGCCACCGGCACTGGCACCGATTGCCTCGCCATTGCGGCCCCGCCGGGGCGCGATGACTATGCGGGTCTGCACACCGAAATTGGCGAGGCTCTGGGCGCTGCGGTCTATCGCGCGACGCGCGCCGGGGCGGCTGACTGGCTCGGCGATCCCCCGAAATTGACAGGAGACGAGAGCGATGGCTGA
- a CDS encoding DUF6925 family protein → MADLHICLEQGLTQAETGWNMGSFGAIAEFHHVAGEAPPTPLAPLAQVTQRGGVRIDRLEGVRPVAYEALSPRSHRWSQAVALCLPAPGAVMGQRRVLTDLGPDSAALRPQDQDAILFDMGLAQYQVDFCIRTADEELLAVLRAQAGRSLFEPGNPAMAAILKAHPHRVALTRIGRVEVFQKIGGPDTGGVSPEGPHTHVLPKLLRAKRTHSANAPIPEGWVPCAGFHPANPVIGPMGEDKPFDPAAFAAFQGLLAAWGPIEYTGVKSAVAAALAAGQMPDGMPEPATRLGRAALRNALRQWRRQHGGSALLDQWVARFDAAGTAGDEEDDAPGD, encoded by the coding sequence ATGGCTGATCTGCACATATGCCTGGAACAGGGGCTGACACAGGCCGAAACCGGCTGGAATATGGGGTCTTTTGGCGCGATTGCCGAATTTCATCATGTGGCGGGCGAGGCCCCGCCCACGCCGCTTGCCCCGCTGGCACAGGTGACCCAAAGGGGCGGGGTGCGGATCGACCGGCTGGAGGGTGTGCGCCCGGTGGCCTATGAGGCGCTCAGCCCGCGCAGCCACCGCTGGTCGCAGGCGGTGGCGCTGTGCCTGCCCGCGCCAGGGGCGGTGATGGGCCAGCGGCGGGTGCTGACGGATCTTGGCCCGGATAGCGCGGCACTGCGCCCGCAAGACCAGGACGCGATCCTGTTTGACATGGGGTTGGCCCAGTATCAGGTGGATTTCTGTATCCGCACGGCGGATGAAGAGCTGTTGGCGGTGCTGCGCGCACAGGCGGGCCGGTCTCTGTTCGAGCCGGGCAATCCGGCGATGGCGGCGATCCTGAAGGCGCACCCACATCGGGTGGCGCTGACGCGGATCGGGCGGGTTGAGGTGTTTCAGAAGATCGGCGGCCCGGATACCGGCGGCGTGTCGCCCGAAGGGCCGCATACCCATGTGCTGCCCAAATTGCTGCGCGCCAAGCGCACCCATTCAGCCAATGCGCCGATCCCCGAAGGCTGGGTGCCCTGCGCCGGCTTTCATCCGGCAAATCCGGTGATCGGCCCGATGGGCGAGGACAAGCCGTTTGATCCCGCTGCCTTTGCCGCGTTTCAGGGGCTGTTGGCCGCCTGGGGTCCGATCGAGTATACTGGGGTCAAATCCGCTGTCGCGGCGGCGCTTGCCGCAGGCCAGATGCCGGATGGGATGCCGGAGCCCGCCACCCGTCTGGGCCGCGCGGCCTTGCGCAATGCGCTGCGGCAGTGGCGGCGGCAGCACGGCGGCTCTGCCTTGCTCGATCAATGGGTCGCCCGCTTTGATGCCGCAGGCACGGCGGGCGATGAGGAGGACGACGCGCCGGGGGACTGA
- a CDS encoding arsenate reductase/protein-tyrosine-phosphatase family protein — MEINIATQAFTALGHPGRLSVFRLLVRRAPQGARPTEIAETLALKQNTLSHYLADLESAGLIGATREGRSLIYSVDMQRAGDLLGYLVNDCCRGRPDLCAQLLQQGASPVMSTQPFNVLFICSGNSARSIFAEAILNATAPDRFRAFSAGTRPGTQLNTYAVEVLQRAGLDTSALRSKHISEFEAPDAPQMDFVFTVCDAAAAEECAPWPGQPISAHWGVPDPVKATGTDAEKALAFGKAFSELNRRIMAFSALPVDQLDRLALQRSVDHIGRDQA; from the coding sequence ATGGAAATAAATATCGCAACCCAGGCCTTCACCGCCCTCGGACATCCCGGTCGCCTGTCGGTGTTCCGCCTTCTCGTGCGGCGCGCCCCCCAGGGTGCCCGCCCGACCGAGATTGCCGAGACGCTGGCCCTGAAACAGAACACGCTGTCGCATTACCTGGCCGATCTGGAGTCTGCCGGCCTGATCGGGGCCACGCGGGAAGGGCGATCGCTGATCTATAGCGTCGACATGCAACGGGCCGGTGATCTTCTGGGCTATCTCGTCAACGATTGCTGCCGGGGGCGGCCTGATCTTTGTGCGCAACTTCTTCAACAGGGGGCAAGTCCCGTCATGTCCACACAGCCTTTCAACGTGCTGTTCATCTGCTCGGGCAATTCTGCCCGCTCGATCTTCGCCGAAGCCATCCTGAACGCCACCGCGCCAGACCGCTTTCGCGCCTTTTCGGCGGGCACCCGCCCCGGCACGCAGCTCAACACCTATGCGGTCGAGGTGCTGCAACGCGCCGGGCTCGACACTTCGGCCCTGCGCTCCAAACATATCTCGGAGTTTGAAGCGCCCGACGCCCCGCAGATGGATTTCGTGTTCACCGTCTGCGATGCCGCCGCAGCCGAAGAATGCGCGCCCTGGCCGGGCCAGCCGATCAGCGCCCATTGGGGCGTGCCCGATCCGGTCAAGGCAACCGGCACCGATGCCGAAAAGGCGCTGGCTTTCGGCAAGGCCTTTTCCGAACTGAACCGGCGCATCATGGCCTTCTCCGCCCTGCCCGTCGACCAGCTTGACCGCCTCGCGCTACAGCGCAGCGTCGACCATATCGGTCGCGATCAGGCCTGA
- the arsJ gene encoding organoarsenical effux MFS transporter ArsJ produces the protein MTAANPFRAYMAVTAAYWAFMLSDGALRMLVLLHFNGLGFTPIQLAWLFLLYEVAGIVTNLAAGWIAVRFGLASTLYAGLALQIGALAALAQLDPAWSVAASVAFVMAVQGVSGVAKDLAKMSSKSAVKHLAPAGDGTLFRWVAALTGSKNAVKGAGFFIGAALLALAGFDAAVWGMAAALAAILIAVVLFLPPGLPAGQKGARLSAIWSTDRRINRLSLARMFLFGARDVWFVVGIPVYFQTVLSDGTPDGRRAAFFLIGGFMALWIIAYGAVQAAAPKLLAAKGKPEAAIVAKAIAWAGWLVPIPFALAAAAATVTAPALWLTLTLVAGLLLFGFVFAINSAVHSYLILAFSDADRVTMDVGFYYMANAAGRLVGTLLSGISYQLGGLPLCLATAGVMAAASWISARRLRQT, from the coding sequence ATGACCGCTGCAAACCCGTTTCGTGCCTATATGGCGGTGACTGCCGCCTATTGGGCCTTCATGCTGTCCGACGGCGCGCTGCGGATGCTGGTGCTGCTGCATTTCAACGGGCTGGGCTTCACGCCCATCCAACTCGCCTGGCTGTTCCTGCTCTATGAGGTTGCGGGCATCGTGACCAATCTTGCGGCGGGCTGGATTGCCGTGCGGTTCGGGTTGGCCTCCACGCTCTATGCCGGGCTGGCCTTGCAGATCGGGGCACTGGCGGCGCTGGCGCAGCTTGATCCCGCCTGGAGTGTTGCCGCCTCGGTCGCCTTCGTCATGGCGGTGCAGGGGGTCAGCGGCGTCGCCAAGGATCTGGCCAAGATGTCGTCGAAATCGGCAGTCAAACATCTGGCGCCCGCAGGTGATGGCACATTGTTCCGCTGGGTGGCGGCGCTGACCGGATCGAAGAATGCGGTCAAGGGGGCCGGGTTTTTCATCGGCGCGGCGCTGCTGGCGCTGGCCGGGTTTGATGCCGCCGTCTGGGGCATGGCCGCAGCATTGGCCGCAATCCTGATCGCGGTCGTGCTGTTCCTGCCGCCCGGCCTGCCTGCCGGGCAAAAGGGTGCCAGGCTCTCGGCCATCTGGTCCACCGACCGCCGCATCAACCGCCTGTCGCTGGCGCGCATGTTTCTGTTCGGGGCGCGGGATGTGTGGTTCGTGGTGGGGATTCCGGTCTATTTTCAGACGGTCCTGTCGGATGGCACCCCGGATGGCCGCCGCGCCGCGTTTTTCCTGATCGGTGGTTTCATGGCGCTGTGGATCATCGCCTATGGCGCTGTGCAGGCCGCCGCGCCAAAACTGCTGGCGGCCAAGGGCAAGCCCGAAGCGGCCATTGTCGCCAAGGCCATCGCCTGGGCCGGGTGGCTGGTGCCCATCCCCTTTGCACTGGCCGCCGCCGCCGCGACGGTCACAGCCCCCGCCCTGTGGCTGACCCTGACGCTGGTGGCCGGGCTTTTGCTGTTCGGCTTTGTCTTTGCCATCAACTCGGCCGTCCATTCATATCTGATCCTCGCCTTTTCGGATGCGGATCGGGTGACGATGGATGTGGGCTTCTACTATATGGCCAATGCGGCGGGGCGGCTGGTTGGCACGCTGCTGTCGGGGATCAGCTATCAACTGGGCGGCCTGCCGCTCTGCCTTGCCACGGCGGGCGTGATGGCGGCGGCAAGCTGGATCAGCGCCCGCCGCCTGCGCCAGACCTGA
- a CDS encoding ArsJ-associated glyceraldehyde-3-phosphate dehydrogenase yields the protein MPRIALNGLGRIGKLALRDLIDTGAGGDIVLINDPQGTPEQHALLMEFDSVHGRWRAQITHDANSLTLNGSRIRLTTAKRIEDLPLADLGVDLVIDCTGVFKTAAKVQPYYAAGVKKVIVSAPVKDGGALNIVYGVNHDAYDPARHHLVTAASCTTNCLAPVVKVIHETLGIRHGAITTIHDVTNTQTIVDRPAKDMRRARSALMNLIPTTTGSATAITLIYPELAGRLNGHAVRVPLLNASLTDCVFEVARPTTAEEVNALFKAAAEGPLQSILGYEPRPLVSCDFTNDPRSAIIDAPSTMVINGTQVKIYAWYDNEWGYACRLADITRMVAQHF from the coding sequence ATGCCCCGTATCGCCCTCAACGGCCTTGGCCGCATCGGCAAACTCGCCCTGCGCGATCTGATCGACACTGGCGCAGGCGGTGACATCGTGCTGATCAATGATCCGCAAGGCACCCCGGAACAGCACGCCCTGCTGATGGAGTTTGATTCCGTGCATGGCCGCTGGCGCGCACAGATCACCCATGACGCCAACAGCCTGACCCTCAACGGCAGCCGCATCCGCCTCACCACCGCCAAACGGATCGAAGACCTGCCGCTGGCCGACCTGGGCGTGGATCTGGTAATCGATTGCACCGGCGTCTTCAAGACAGCGGCCAAGGTGCAGCCCTATTATGCGGCTGGCGTGAAAAAGGTGATCGTCTCGGCCCCGGTCAAGGACGGCGGGGCACTGAACATCGTCTATGGCGTGAACCACGACGCCTATGATCCGGCCCGGCATCATCTGGTGACGGCGGCAAGCTGCACCACGAATTGCCTCGCCCCGGTGGTGAAGGTGATCCATGAAACCCTCGGCATCCGCCATGGCGCCATCACCACCATCCATGACGTGACCAATACCCAGACCATCGTGGACCGCCCTGCCAAAGACATGCGCCGCGCACGTTCGGCCCTGATGAACCTGATCCCGACCACCACCGGCTCCGCCACCGCCATCACCCTGATCTACCCCGAACTTGCGGGTCGCCTCAACGGCCATGCCGTGCGCGTGCCCCTGCTCAATGCCTCGCTCACCGATTGCGTGTTCGAAGTGGCAAGGCCGACAACCGCCGAAGAGGTGAACGCCCTATTCAAGGCCGCCGCCGAAGGCCCGCTCCAAAGCATCCTCGGCTACGAGCCGCGCCCGCTGGTCTCCTGCGATTTCACCAATGACCCGCGCTCGGCCATCATCGACGCGCCCTCCACCATGGTCATCAACGGCACCCAGGTGAAGATCTACGCCTGGTATGACAATGAATGGGGCTATGCCTGCCGCCTGGCCGACATCACCCGCATGGTGGCGCAGCACTTCTGA
- a CDS encoding ABC transporter ATP-binding protein, which translates to MTLLSVKGLGVARRGRPVLHDISLSVTAGEVIGLIGPNGAGKTTLMRACLGLVPHHGESSLAQMPPRQRARAAAWMPQSREIAWPVSVETLVALGRTPHLAPGQRASEADLAAVDRALSRMDLQAFRHRSATQLSGGEQARVLIARALAQEAPLLMVDEPIAGLDPGHQIATMQAFAALAEDGCAVIVSLHDLSLAVRHCTRLIVVDAGRIVADGPAQAVLTPALLRDSFAISAWFEQTADGPVFQPLEVLR; encoded by the coding sequence ATGACCCTGCTCTCTGTCAAAGGCCTTGGGGTAGCGCGGCGCGGCAGGCCGGTCCTGCATGACATTTCGCTGAGTGTGACCGCGGGCGAGGTGATCGGGCTGATCGGCCCGAACGGGGCGGGCAAGACCACCTTGATGCGGGCCTGCCTTGGGCTGGTGCCGCATCATGGCGAGTCGTCGCTGGCGCAGATGCCGCCCCGGCAGCGGGCGCGTGCCGCCGCCTGGATGCCGCAATCGCGCGAAATTGCCTGGCCGGTTTCGGTGGAAACGCTGGTTGCGCTGGGCCGCACGCCGCATCTTGCCCCCGGTCAACGGGCATCGGAGGCCGATCTTGCCGCCGTGGATCGGGCGCTGTCGCGGATGGATCTGCAAGCGTTCCGCCACCGCAGCGCAACGCAGCTTTCGGGAGGCGAGCAGGCGCGGGTTCTGATCGCCCGTGCGCTGGCGCAAGAAGCGCCCCTGCTGATGGTCGACGAGCCGATTGCCGGGCTGGACCCCGGCCATCAGATTGCGACCATGCAGGCCTTTGCGGCGCTGGCGGAGGATGGCTGCGCCGTCATCGTCTCGTTGCACGATCTCAGTCTGGCGGTGCGGCATTGCACCCGGCTGATCGTGGTTGACGCGGGCCGGATCGTGGCCGATGGCCCGGCGCAGGCGGTGCTGACCCCGGCGCTGTTGCGCGACAGTTTCGCGATCTCGGCCTGGTTCGAGCAGACGGCGGATGGCCCGGTGTTCCAGCCGCTGGAGGTGCTGCGATGA